From Candidatus Binatus sp., one genomic window encodes:
- a CDS encoding acyl-CoA dehydrogenase family protein, with product WIMLGCADPETHGPRVHVVIPRAEIEVDDTWHVLGLQGTGSKDLLAHDVFVPAHRTIDTRLMFRGDSPHAANHATNLYRMSAESMLSTSVATAVLGSAKFAVDSFVERTKERRVIQTGARKAEHAPTQVRLAEAAAEVRCADLLLHDSLANFDRLMTTGEKFTTQDRARAKWSAAYTAELCRRAVARLFSGSGAHAVYQASPLQTAFRNVNVGAQHASIDFDNSAEFYGRTLLGLGI from the coding sequence TGGATCATGCTCGGATGCGCCGATCCCGAGACCCACGGCCCGCGCGTTCATGTCGTTATCCCGCGCGCCGAGATCGAGGTCGATGACACCTGGCACGTCCTCGGGCTGCAAGGAACCGGCAGCAAGGATCTCCTCGCGCACGACGTCTTCGTCCCAGCGCATCGCACTATCGACACCCGCCTGATGTTTCGTGGCGACAGTCCTCACGCCGCCAATCACGCCACCAATCTTTATCGTATGTCTGCCGAATCGATGCTCTCGACGTCGGTCGCCACCGCGGTCCTCGGTTCCGCAAAATTCGCCGTCGATAGTTTTGTTGAGCGCACCAAGGAACGCCGCGTGATTCAGACCGGAGCGCGCAAGGCCGAGCACGCGCCGACCCAGGTCCGCCTCGCCGAGGCCGCCGCCGAGGTCCGATGCGCCGACTTGTTGCTGCATGATAGCCTCGCGAATTTCGATCGCCTGATGACCACCGGCGAGAAGTTCACCACCCAGGATCGCGCGCGCGCCAAATGGTCGGCTGCCTACACCGCCGAGCTATGCCGCCGCGCCGTCGCGCGTCTCTTCTCCGGCTCGGGCGCGCACGCGGTGTATCAAGCTAGTCCGCTGCAAACAGCCTTTCGCAATGTGAATGTAGGCGCGCAGCACGCCAGCATCGATTTCGACAATTCCGCCGAGTTTTACGGCCGCACGCTATTGGGTTTGGGTATCTAG
- the mnmG gene encoding tRNA uridine-5-carboxymethylaminomethyl(34) synthesis enzyme MnmG produces the protein MNYDVIVVGAGHAGIEASLATARMGASTLMLTLNLDHIGQMSCNPAIGGIGKGHLVREIDALGGEMGLAIDETGIQFRFLNTRKGPAVRARRAQADKAAYRTRSKRVLEQQPNLQIRQASVERLIVEDGAVRGVESQIGEVFEAPTVVLTTGTFLKGLVHIGLKNFSAGRAGDFAAMGLSSHLAELGFRIGRLKTGTCPRLDARSIDYSALEIQPGDEPPPPFSFRTRRIEQPQIPCHLTYTNARTHEIIRAGIDRSPMYSGVIQSKGPRYCPSVEDKVMRFADKTRHQIFLEPEGRDTVEVYPNGLSTSLPLDVQLEMVRSIAGLEHAEIMRPGYAIEYDFSDPTQLEASLETRLVGGLFFAGQINGTTGYEEAGAQGLIAGINAALKCRREPPLLLRRDEAYIGVMIDDLVTRGIGGEPYRMFTSRAEYRLLLREDNADRRLSPIGARLGLLDASAIARVSAKTEAVRSEIARLSAAVVYPSESVNAIMAEHGATPIGQAVKAIELLRRPELAFRAVVEMIGGVASALNLDEAAELETEVKYDGYIRRQAETVERARRLEDTAIPDWMDFSGISGLSAEVSERLTRIRPRSLGQAARMPGITPAAISLLAVHLKARRAGSASG, from the coding sequence ATGAACTATGACGTTATCGTAGTCGGCGCCGGCCACGCCGGTATCGAAGCCTCGCTCGCCACAGCGCGGATGGGCGCGAGCACCCTGATGCTCACGCTCAACCTCGACCATATCGGCCAGATGTCGTGCAACCCCGCGATCGGCGGGATCGGCAAGGGCCACCTGGTGCGCGAGATCGACGCGCTCGGCGGCGAGATGGGACTCGCGATCGACGAGACCGGAATCCAGTTCCGCTTCCTCAATACGCGCAAGGGCCCCGCGGTCCGCGCGCGCCGCGCCCAAGCCGACAAGGCGGCCTATCGAACGCGCAGCAAGCGCGTCCTCGAGCAACAGCCGAACCTGCAGATTCGGCAAGCCAGCGTCGAGCGATTGATCGTCGAGGACGGCGCGGTGCGAGGCGTCGAATCGCAGATCGGCGAGGTGTTCGAAGCGCCGACCGTCGTCCTGACGACCGGCACGTTCCTGAAGGGGCTGGTGCATATCGGGCTCAAGAATTTCTCGGCCGGTCGCGCGGGTGATTTCGCTGCGATGGGCCTGAGTTCTCATCTCGCCGAGTTGGGATTTCGAATCGGGCGGCTCAAGACCGGCACCTGTCCGCGGCTCGACGCGCGCTCGATCGATTACTCGGCGCTCGAGATTCAGCCGGGCGACGAACCGCCCCCGCCGTTCTCGTTCCGCACCCGCCGGATCGAGCAGCCGCAAATCCCCTGTCATCTGACTTACACCAACGCGCGCACCCACGAGATTATCCGCGCCGGAATCGACCGCTCGCCGATGTACTCGGGCGTGATTCAGAGCAAGGGGCCGCGCTACTGCCCGTCGGTCGAGGACAAGGTGATGCGCTTCGCCGACAAGACGCGGCATCAGATTTTCCTCGAGCCCGAGGGGCGCGACACGGTCGAGGTTTATCCAAACGGACTCTCGACCAGCCTGCCGCTCGACGTACAGCTCGAGATGGTGCGATCGATAGCTGGCCTCGAGCACGCCGAGATCATGCGGCCGGGCTACGCGATCGAGTATGACTTCTCGGATCCGACGCAGCTCGAGGCGTCGCTCGAGACCCGGCTCGTTGGCGGGCTCTTTTTCGCCGGACAAATCAACGGGACGACCGGCTATGAAGAAGCAGGCGCGCAGGGGCTGATTGCGGGAATTAACGCGGCGCTCAAATGCCGCCGCGAGCCGCCGCTGCTCCTGCGCCGCGACGAAGCCTATATCGGCGTGATGATCGACGACCTGGTCACGCGCGGAATCGGCGGCGAGCCATACCGGATGTTCACCTCGCGCGCCGAGTACCGGCTGCTGCTCCGCGAAGACAACGCCGACCGGCGGCTCTCGCCAATCGGCGCGCGGCTCGGCCTGCTCGACGCGTCGGCAATCGCGCGGGTGAGCGCCAAGACCGAGGCGGTGCGCAGTGAGATCGCGCGGCTCAGTGCGGCGGTGGTGTATCCGTCGGAGTCGGTCAACGCGATCATGGCGGAGCATGGCGCAACTCCGATCGGGCAGGCGGTGAAGGCGATCGAGCTGCTGAGGCGTCCCGAACTTGCCTTTCGTGCCGTTGTCGAGATGATCGGCGGTGTGGCGAGCGCGCTCAACCTCGACGAGGCGGCCGAACTCGAAACCGAGGTCAAATACGACGGCTATATCCGGCGGCAGGCCGAGACGGTCGAGCGGGCGAGGCGGCTCGAGGACACTGCGATTCCCGATTGGATGGATTTCAGCGGGATCAGCGGACTCTCGGCCGAGGTATCGGAGCGGCTCACGCGGATTCGGCCGCGCTCGCTCGGGCAGGCGGCGCGCATGCCTGGAATCACGCCGGCGGCGATCTCGCTGCTCGCGGTGCATCTCAAGGCCCGCCGCGCCGGCTCAGCATCAGGCTAG
- a CDS encoding 16S rRNA (guanine(527)-N(7))-methyltransferase RsmG, with amino-acid sequence MKKAVKEKMVDPAKIGAEVRARIAPALPGIGIIAKNQQFLDRIEHLATTLALWGPKINLTANPTDPDEIVFHIFDSLIPISLAVAGKVLKLRAPSEPERRIADIGSGAGFPGLVIAAALNAHVTLIESRRKRATFLEAAAMEMELRDVTVEGRRAEEVGSAPGGFDLVTARAVGRPGELFAVAARLLHPGGLLMLYAGGSTRFDRAEAVAAGLVENTVLDYDLRHGKSESRRVAVVWTRH; translated from the coding sequence ATGAAGAAGGCGGTCAAGGAGAAAATGGTCGATCCGGCGAAAATCGGTGCGGAGGTCCGCGCCCGGATCGCGCCGGCGCTGCCCGGAATCGGAATAATCGCTAAAAATCAGCAGTTTCTCGACCGAATCGAGCATCTGGCGACGACGTTGGCGCTCTGGGGCCCTAAAATCAATCTCACCGCGAATCCCACCGACCCCGACGAGATCGTCTTTCATATCTTCGATAGCCTGATTCCGATTTCGCTGGCGGTGGCCGGCAAGGTACTCAAGCTGCGGGCGCCGTCGGAGCCGGAACGGCGGATTGCCGACATCGGCAGCGGCGCCGGCTTTCCGGGGCTGGTGATCGCGGCGGCGCTGAATGCGCACGTCACGCTGATCGAGTCGAGGCGGAAGCGGGCGACGTTTCTCGAGGCGGCCGCGATGGAGATGGAGCTGCGTGATGTGACGGTCGAGGGGCGGCGGGCCGAGGAGGTCGGATCGGCGCCCGGCGGCTTTGACCTGGTGACGGCGCGCGCGGTCGGAAGGCCGGGGGAGCTGTTCGCGGTCGCGGCGCGGCTGCTTCATCCGGGGGGCCTGCTGATGCTGTACGCGGGCGGCTCGACTCGATTTGACCGGGCCGAGGCGGTTGCGGCGGGATTGGTCGAGAATACGGTGCTCGATTACGACCTGCGGCACGGGAAGTCGGAATCGCGGCGGGTCGCAGTGGTGTGGACCCGTCACTGA
- a CDS encoding ParA family protein has product MGRIISIANQKGGVGKTTTAINLAVALAELGRRVLLLDLDPQGNATSGVSQREVATVARESGRTIYQVLIGETPLAQVTIPVRATLDLAPAGADLVGAEIELVAAEGRERRLKMVLGPLVTDYNYVLIDTPPSLGILTLNALVAADSVLVPMQCEYYALEGLSALLGTIKKVKAAFRPGLEIEGLLLTMFDARNRLSHEIAGEIRSHFPAETFKSVIPRSVRLSESPSHGLSVLEYESKSSGAAAYRALAAEIIRKREAGAEVAEQSAAPADKNDETDAAAGKSRLARLFGRR; this is encoded by the coding sequence GTGGGGCGGATAATCTCTATAGCCAATCAGAAAGGCGGAGTCGGCAAGACTACGACTGCGATTAACCTCGCGGTCGCGCTGGCCGAACTAGGTCGGCGAGTGCTGCTGCTCGACCTGGACCCCCAAGGCAACGCCACTTCGGGCGTGAGCCAACGCGAAGTGGCGACGGTGGCGCGGGAATCGGGCCGGACGATCTACCAGGTGCTGATCGGCGAGACGCCGCTGGCGCAGGTAACTATCCCGGTGCGGGCGACGCTCGATCTGGCGCCGGCGGGGGCGGATCTGGTCGGGGCGGAGATCGAGTTGGTGGCGGCGGAAGGGCGCGAACGTCGTTTGAAAATGGTACTAGGGCCGCTCGTGACAGATTATAACTATGTTCTAATCGATACGCCACCGTCGCTCGGAATCCTCACCCTGAATGCCCTCGTCGCGGCCGACTCGGTGCTGGTCCCGATGCAGTGCGAGTACTACGCACTGGAAGGTCTAAGCGCGCTGCTCGGCACGATCAAGAAGGTCAAGGCGGCGTTTCGGCCCGGGCTCGAAATCGAGGGGCTGCTGCTCACGATGTTCGACGCGCGAAATCGCCTGAGCCATGAGATCGCCGGCGAGATCCGGAGCCACTTTCCCGCGGAGACATTTAAAAGCGTGATTCCGCGCAGTGTGCGCCTGTCGGAAAGCCCGAGTCATGGGCTGTCGGTGCTCGAGTACGAATCGAAGTCGTCGGGGGCGGCTGCCTATCGGGCGCTCGCGGCCGAAATTATCCGCAAGCGCGAGGCGGGCGCCGAAGTCGCGGAGCAGAGTGCGGCGCCGGCGGATAAAAACGACGAGACGGATGCGGCGGCCGGCAAATCGCGCCTGGCGCGGCTGTTTGGACGGCGCTGA
- a CDS encoding ParB/RepB/Spo0J family partition protein, whose product MMRKPLGRGLDALIGNFSGALADSAPSNPTENFPGNGGLMMMIPVGQIVPGKYQPRLNFTKERMEELKRAIQSQGIIEPLIARRIEPGEDTTPRYELVAGERRLRAAREVGFEAVPVVVRELDDRAALEMALVENLAREELSAIEEGIAFKRLHKHFEQSHDEIAERVGKSRPYVSNTIRLLELPQEVIELIAGGQLSAGQARPLLSIGTSEGQIAAARGIVAGRISARGAEQIGAAVRAGRAPSSRERENLEGDPNENALAESMQRALKRKVRIVRARGNSAGRIEIEYYDDNDLTALAETIAGRGRDGVHA is encoded by the coding sequence ATGATGCGGAAACCGTTGGGACGCGGACTCGATGCGTTGATTGGAAATTTCAGCGGGGCGTTGGCCGACAGCGCGCCATCAAACCCGACGGAGAATTTTCCCGGTAACGGAGGCCTGATGATGATGATCCCGGTCGGGCAAATCGTGCCCGGCAAATATCAGCCGCGGCTGAATTTCACGAAAGAACGGATGGAGGAGTTGAAGCGCGCGATCCAGTCGCAAGGGATTATCGAGCCGCTGATCGCGCGGCGAATCGAGCCGGGCGAGGACACTACACCGCGCTACGAGCTAGTCGCGGGCGAGCGGCGTCTGCGCGCGGCGCGCGAAGTGGGATTCGAGGCGGTGCCGGTGGTGGTGCGCGAGCTCGACGATCGGGCGGCGCTCGAGATGGCGCTGGTCGAGAATCTGGCGCGCGAGGAGCTGAGCGCGATCGAGGAAGGAATCGCGTTCAAGCGGCTGCATAAGCATTTCGAGCAGAGCCACGACGAAATCGCGGAGCGAGTCGGCAAGAGCCGGCCCTACGTGAGCAATACGATTCGGCTGCTCGAGCTGCCGCAGGAAGTGATCGAGCTGATCGCGGGCGGGCAGTTGAGCGCGGGGCAGGCGCGTCCGCTGCTGTCGATCGGCACGTCGGAAGGGCAGATTGCGGCGGCGCGAGGGATCGTCGCGGGGCGAATCTCGGCGCGCGGCGCGGAGCAGATCGGCGCGGCAGTGCGCGCGGGGCGGGCGCCGTCGTCGCGGGAGCGAGAAAATCTCGAAGGCGATCCGAATGAGAATGCGCTGGCGGAGAGCATGCAGCGGGCGCTGAAAAGAAAGGTCAGGATTGTGCGGGCGCGCGGGAACAGCGCCGGGCGAATCGAGATCGAGTACTACGACGATAACGATCTGACGGCGCTGGCGGAGACGATCGCGGGGCGCGGCCGCGATGGCGTGCACGCGTAG
- a CDS encoding IS1595 family transposase: MNAKVEAGEPKITRQMTMPQFDRLFPNEEACRAYLRDRRWPNGVHCPRCGNEKVYAGKARPWTWECKKCGAGKSAYRFSVIAGTIFENTNYPLLVWFKVLYLMLTSKKGISALQIHRMIGSGSYRTAWFMCHRLRAGMADPDFRQLMGIVEIDETYFGGKDSNRHWDKKRHIRGTGDKTPVIGAISRKGNVVCQMIEHADMPTMHSFVAKMVSPKVELVATDEHSGYQYLDRWAKLPHQTVNHRQGEYARGVIHTNSMESLWSLLKRGVAGTYHNVSKKYLPLYLNEFQFRFNNRNERDIFGKAVAGC; the protein is encoded by the coding sequence ATGAACGCAAAAGTTGAAGCTGGCGAACCGAAAATCACCCGTCAAATGACCATGCCGCAATTCGACCGGCTGTTTCCCAATGAGGAAGCTTGCCGCGCCTATCTGCGGGATCGCCGCTGGCCCAACGGCGTGCACTGCCCGCGTTGCGGGAACGAAAAGGTTTACGCGGGAAAAGCGCGTCCGTGGACTTGGGAATGCAAGAAGTGCGGAGCCGGTAAGAGCGCCTACCGCTTCTCCGTTATCGCGGGAACGATTTTCGAGAATACCAACTACCCGCTTCTGGTCTGGTTCAAAGTTCTGTACTTGATGCTGACCAGCAAGAAGGGGATCAGCGCGCTTCAAATCCATCGCATGATCGGCTCTGGCTCCTATCGTACCGCATGGTTCATGTGCCATCGGCTCCGCGCTGGCATGGCCGATCCTGACTTCCGGCAACTGATGGGCATCGTCGAAATCGACGAAACCTATTTTGGCGGCAAAGACTCTAATCGCCATTGGGATAAGAAGCGCCACATTCGCGGGACTGGCGACAAAACTCCGGTCATTGGCGCGATTTCCCGCAAGGGCAACGTGGTCTGCCAGATGATTGAGCACGCCGACATGCCGACGATGCACAGCTTTGTTGCAAAGATGGTCAGCCCGAAAGTCGAACTGGTCGCGACGGACGAGCACAGCGGCTATCAGTACCTTGATCGCTGGGCCAAACTGCCGCATCAGACCGTGAATCATCGTCAAGGCGAGTACGCGCGTGGCGTCATCCACACTAACAGCATGGAAAGCCTCTGGTCGCTATTAAAACGCGGAGTCGCCGGCACGTACCACAACGTGAGCAAAAAGTATCTGCCACTCTACCTGAACGAATTTCAATTCAGGTTCAACAATCGGAACGAGCGAGACATTTTCGGGAAGGCCGTTGCAGGATGCTGA
- a CDS encoding LLM class flavin-dependent oxidoreductase, whose amino-acid sequence MPKVREFGVGFESLSAREFASHAKRAEEMGFGTFWVPEDPFMRGAFTLAAAVACSTSKMKVGLGIVNPYTRHPSLTAMEFAALDELSGGRAIMGIGTGIKDWIEGRLKIPYTRPASAMREMVEITRALFRGEVVSYAGRVFQSDRMKLNFKPARAGIPIYLGVLGPKNMEMTGEIADGLLLSVMSSPAYVKFATEHLRVGLQKSNRDATDFPVSAYILSSISENERAARDALRPFLAMLISIMAPQPENPIFATAGLAPDTIKSFGESFSRGVVPKDMVTDAMVDTFAIAGSPARCRENLARLVEAGMNAPVFFEAPGVPPQKTFDDVYTHLMPHFS is encoded by the coding sequence ATGCCCAAAGTTCGGGAGTTCGGCGTCGGTTTCGAAAGCCTCAGCGCGCGCGAGTTCGCATCGCATGCCAAGCGCGCGGAGGAAATGGGCTTCGGCACTTTCTGGGTGCCAGAAGATCCGTTCATGCGCGGCGCATTCACGCTCGCGGCGGCGGTCGCGTGCTCGACCAGCAAAATGAAAGTCGGACTCGGCATCGTCAATCCCTACACGCGCCATCCCTCGCTCACCGCGATGGAGTTCGCGGCGCTCGACGAACTATCGGGCGGGCGCGCGATCATGGGAATCGGCACCGGCATCAAGGATTGGATCGAAGGACGGCTCAAGATTCCGTACACGCGGCCCGCGTCCGCGATGCGCGAGATGGTCGAGATTACGCGCGCGCTCTTCCGCGGCGAAGTCGTCTCCTACGCGGGCCGGGTGTTTCAGAGCGATCGGATGAAGTTGAACTTCAAACCGGCTCGCGCCGGGATTCCGATTTACCTCGGCGTGCTCGGTCCGAAGAACATGGAAATGACCGGCGAGATCGCCGACGGATTGTTGCTCAGCGTGATGTCGTCACCGGCGTACGTCAAGTTCGCCACCGAACATTTGCGCGTCGGGCTCCAAAAATCGAACCGCGATGCGACCGATTTTCCGGTTAGCGCATACATCCTGTCGTCGATATCAGAGAACGAACGCGCGGCGCGCGATGCGCTGCGGCCTTTTCTCGCGATGCTGATATCAATCATGGCGCCGCAACCCGAAAATCCGATCTTCGCGACCGCAGGGCTCGCGCCTGACACGATCAAGTCCTTTGGCGAGAGCTTTTCGCGCGGCGTCGTACCGAAGGACATGGTAACCGATGCGATGGTCGATACGTTCGCGATCGCCGGCAGTCCCGCGCGATGCCGCGAGAACCTGGCGCGGCTTGTCGAAGCCGGCATGAACGCGCCGGTGTTCTTCGAGGCGCCGGGCGTGCCGCCCCAGAAGACCTTCGACGATGTGTATACGCATCTGATGCCGCACTTCAGTTGA
- a CDS encoding nuclear transport factor 2 family protein, which produces MQDGHKNDSHQQDVQTITRLHNVWTTANRKGSIAMMREAFVGGDKFFGYNLNGWAYSGIEEWATLWKFLIGSKARVKLGDDEDVKIQIRGDTAWLTCAADFVISMEDGTAIPGSGRFRSTEIYVREDEHGNPNWKMWHSHFSWAAPKDQPRMGIDK; this is translated from the coding sequence ATGCAGGACGGCCATAAGAATGACAGCCACCAGCAGGACGTTCAAACAATCACGCGGCTGCACAATGTCTGGACCACGGCGAATCGCAAGGGCAGCATCGCGATGATGCGCGAGGCGTTCGTCGGCGGCGACAAATTCTTCGGCTACAACCTCAATGGCTGGGCATACAGCGGAATCGAGGAATGGGCGACGCTGTGGAAATTTCTGATCGGCTCCAAAGCACGCGTCAAACTCGGCGACGACGAAGATGTGAAAATCCAGATCCGCGGCGACACCGCGTGGCTCACCTGCGCGGCCGACTTCGTGATCTCGATGGAAGACGGCACCGCGATCCCCGGCAGCGGCCGGTTCCGCAGCACCGAGATCTACGTGCGCGAAGACGAACACGGCAATCCCAACTGGAAAATGTGGCATAGCCATTTTTCGTGGGCCGCGCCCAAAGACCAGCCGCGCATGGGCATCGACAAATAA
- a CDS encoding MBL fold metallo-hydrolase, with amino-acid sequence MNQFKIGDVKITRIIESEAPWPGTWLIPNATLDNVKKEADWLYPTFSDEKGKLRMSIHALVIESQGKRIIVDTCIGNEKVRSNAAWNNLQTPFLSDLEKAGFTRDKIDHVICTHLHVDHVGWNTMLKNGKWVPTFTNAQYLIGGTEWDYWSKSDVKDMRDPVEDSVRPVIEDGMAKLVESNHRVTGEVWLEPTPGHTPGHHSVRISSNGVEAVITGDLMHHPIQCRYPEWDDTFDSDGAQAKKTRRAFCEKYADSGVLVFGTHFATPSAGKIVKKDDSFRFVA; translated from the coding sequence ATGAACCAGTTCAAAATCGGCGACGTGAAAATCACCCGCATCATCGAAAGCGAGGCGCCGTGGCCGGGCACCTGGCTGATTCCCAACGCCACGCTCGACAACGTGAAGAAGGAAGCGGACTGGCTCTACCCGACGTTCTCGGACGAGAAGGGCAAACTCAGGATGAGCATCCACGCGCTGGTGATCGAATCGCAGGGCAAACGCATCATCGTCGATACCTGCATCGGCAACGAAAAGGTGCGCAGCAACGCCGCGTGGAACAATCTGCAGACGCCGTTTCTGAGCGACCTCGAGAAGGCGGGCTTCACCCGCGACAAGATCGATCACGTAATCTGCACGCATCTGCACGTCGATCACGTGGGCTGGAACACGATGCTGAAGAACGGCAAGTGGGTGCCGACTTTCACCAACGCGCAGTACCTGATCGGCGGCACCGAGTGGGATTACTGGTCGAAGTCCGACGTTAAGGACATGCGCGATCCGGTCGAGGATTCAGTGCGGCCGGTGATCGAAGATGGAATGGCGAAGCTGGTCGAATCGAATCATCGCGTCACCGGCGAGGTGTGGCTGGAGCCGACGCCGGGGCATACGCCGGGGCATCATAGCGTGCGGATTTCGTCGAATGGCGTCGAGGCGGTGATCACCGGCGATTTGATGCATCATCCGATTCAATGCCGCTATCCGGAGTGGGACGACACGTTCGATTCCGATGGCGCGCAGGCGAAGAAGACGCGGCGCGCGTTCTGCGAGAAGTACGCGGACTCGGGCGTGCTGGTGTTCGGGACGCATTTCGCGACGCCGTCGGCGGGCAAGATCGTCAAGAAGGACGATTCGTTCCGCTTCGTCGCCTAG
- a CDS encoding glutathione S-transferase family protein — protein sequence MLKLFEHPFSPYVQKVKIALYEKNLAFEAEVPDAFSGAPTEFGKLNPRLEVPALIDDGFAIFDSTIILDYIEEKWPAPAMLPPSPRERARVRMIEDVCDTYYEAINWGLMEVRAWKRVTGDAARQLESRATLQTAGVFKWLERELGSSDYFNGASFGYGDLSVYPHVHGSVVWGVGPKANTPLARWLSRVEERASVRNTIDAAAQFAGSLDVLPQMLESGAFARQYRDHRLEWIIRSGGVEVVLAGMKNKTIRFSSEVS from the coding sequence ATGTTGAAACTGTTCGAGCATCCGTTTTCGCCCTACGTGCAGAAGGTCAAAATCGCGCTCTACGAGAAGAACCTCGCGTTCGAAGCCGAAGTGCCCGACGCGTTCAGCGGCGCGCCGACCGAATTCGGCAAGCTGAATCCGCGCCTCGAAGTGCCCGCGCTGATCGACGACGGCTTCGCGATTTTCGATTCGACGATCATCCTCGATTACATCGAGGAGAAATGGCCGGCGCCCGCGATGCTGCCGCCATCGCCGCGCGAGCGCGCCCGCGTCCGCATGATCGAGGACGTCTGCGACACTTATTACGAAGCGATCAACTGGGGACTGATGGAAGTTCGCGCGTGGAAGCGCGTCACCGGCGACGCTGCGCGGCAACTCGAATCGCGCGCGACATTGCAGACCGCCGGCGTGTTCAAATGGCTCGAACGCGAGCTTGGATCGTCCGATTATTTCAACGGCGCATCGTTCGGCTACGGCGATTTGAGCGTCTATCCGCACGTGCACGGCTCGGTGGTCTGGGGCGTCGGCCCGAAAGCAAACACGCCGCTGGCACGATGGCTCAGCCGGGTCGAGGAGCGGGCGAGCGTGCGCAATACGATCGATGCGGCCGCGCAATTCGCCGGCTCGCTCGACGTGTTGCCGCAGATGCTCGAATCGGGCGCGTTCGCGCGCCAGTATCGCGATCATCGGCTCGAATGGATCATCCGCAGCGGCGGCGTCGAGGTGGTGCTCGCAGGAATGAAGAACAAGACGATTCGATTTTCGAGCGAAGTATCGTAG
- a CDS encoding LLM class flavin-dependent oxidoreductase has translation MDFGVALASNLDAWKTVKRAEELGFSHAWFYDSQMLAPDIFVAMALAADRTSTIKLAMGVLVPTNRIAPAAANGLASLNKLAPGRIVFGVGTGFTARNTMGLPPMRLSDLREYLRVVKGLLGGETVEWECEGARHKIRFLNPEAGLINIKDKIPLHLSAFAPKARKMTAEIADGWITFTPTVPRAISEAGELAKACKEVGRAPETLYRTAFALGCVLGQGESAGSARAKAQAGPMSVVYLHGLVEATLGFGVPPEVATIIEAYRKQHATYQPSDAKYLQMHKMHLIGVRPEEEKFLSPELIKATTFTATSLELRDRIRALRDGGYNQFVVQLVPGHEAALEDWAAVFDSV, from the coding sequence ATGGATTTTGGAGTTGCACTCGCCTCGAACCTGGATGCGTGGAAAACGGTCAAGCGCGCCGAGGAGCTCGGTTTTTCGCACGCGTGGTTCTACGACTCGCAAATGCTGGCGCCCGACATCTTCGTCGCGATGGCGCTGGCGGCCGATCGGACATCAACCATCAAACTCGCGATGGGCGTGCTGGTACCGACGAATCGGATCGCGCCGGCCGCCGCCAACGGTCTCGCGTCGCTCAACAAGCTCGCGCCGGGGCGAATCGTCTTCGGCGTCGGCACCGGATTCACCGCGCGCAACACGATGGGATTGCCGCCGATGCGGCTCAGCGATCTGCGCGAGTATCTGCGTGTCGTGAAGGGGTTGCTCGGCGGCGAAACGGTGGAATGGGAATGCGAAGGCGCGCGCCACAAAATTCGCTTCCTCAATCCCGAGGCCGGCCTGATCAACATCAAGGATAAGATCCCGCTGCATCTGTCGGCGTTCGCTCCGAAGGCGCGCAAGATGACCGCCGAAATCGCGGACGGATGGATCACGTTTACGCCCACGGTGCCGCGCGCGATTAGCGAAGCCGGCGAACTCGCGAAAGCGTGCAAAGAAGTTGGTCGCGCGCCGGAGACGCTCTATCGCACGGCATTCGCGCTCGGATGCGTGCTCGGCCAAGGCGAATCGGCGGGTAGTGCGCGCGCCAAAGCGCAGGCCGGTCCGATGTCGGTGGTCTATCTGCACGGACTGGTGGAGGCGACGCTCGGTTTCGGCGTACCGCCGGAAGTTGCGACGATAATCGAGGCGTATCGCAAGCAGCACGCGACTTATCAGCCGTCCGACGCGAAGTATCTCCAGATGCACAAAATGCATTTGATCGGCGTGCGTCCCGAAGAGGAAAAATTTCTCTCGCCCGAGTTGATCAAGGCCACGACTTTCACCGCGACAAGCCTCGAGTTGCGCGATCGCATCCGGGCGCTGCGCGACGGCGGCTACAATCAATTCGTGGTTCAACTCGTGCCGGGCCACGAAGCGGCGCTCGAGGACTGGGCCGCGGTGTTCGACAGCGTGTGA